A genomic region of Magnolia sinica isolate HGM2019 chromosome 6, MsV1, whole genome shotgun sequence contains the following coding sequences:
- the LOC131248646 gene encoding serine/arginine-rich splicing factor SR34A-like has translation MSGRYSRTIYVGNLPGDIREREVEDLFYKYGHIVNVELKIPPRPPSYCFVEFENARDAEDAIRGRDGYSFDGYHLRVELAHGGRGQSSSLDRRSSYSSGGGGRFSGVSHHSEYRVIVRGLPSSASWQDLKDHMRKAGDVCFAQVFRDRDGTMGLVDYTNYDDMKYAIRKLDDTEFRNPFSRAYIRVKRYEGSVPRSHSISRSRSRSRSPTKSRSPRRKSKSLERSPSRSASKSVSSRSRSASPAKLSRSRSRSRSASPRPARADGN, from the exons ATGAGTGGTCGTTATTCTCGCACTATATATGTGGGTAACTTGCCTGGGGATATACGAGAGCGGGAAGTTGAAGATTTATTCTACAAG TATGGCCATATAGTGAACGTTGAATTGAAGATTCCACCTCGCCCTCCTAGCTATTGTTTTGTGGAG TTTGAGAATGCTAGGGATGCTGAAGATGCAATCAGGGGTCGGGATGGCTACAGCTTTGATGGTTATCATTTAAGG GTTGAGCTTGCTCATGGTGGAAGAGGGCAATCATCATCACTTGATCGTCGTAGTAGTTATAGCAGTGGAGGGGGTGGACGATTTAGTGGAGTATCACATCATTCAGAATATCGAG TTATTGTTCGGGGATTGCCTTCGTCTGCTTCGTGGCAAGATTTGAAG GATCACATGAGGAAGGCTGGGGACGTGTGTTTTGCTCAAGTTTTTCGTGATCGTGATG GAACAATGGGTCTTGTTGATTATACTAATTATGATGATATGAAATATGCT ATTCGGAAACTTGATGACACTGAATTTAGGAATCCTTTCTCACGGGCTTATATTCGG GTGAAACGCTATGAAGGGAGTGTACCAAGAAGCCACAGCATCAGCCGCAGTAGGAGCCGTAGTAGGAGCCCTACTAAGAGCAGAAGTCCAAGACGGAAGAG cAAGTCATTAGAACGTTCTCCATCTAGATCAGCTTCTAAATCTGTTTCATCGAGATCTAGATCTGCATCTCCTGCCAAACTGTCCAG ATCGAGGTCAAGGTCAAGGTCGGCCTCACCACGCCCG